From the Cryptomeria japonica chromosome 2, Sugi_1.0, whole genome shotgun sequence genome, one window contains:
- the LOC131067704 gene encoding galactinol synthase 4 translates to MAPEGLKKVGCCKKAFLTFLAGKGDYVKGVVGLAKGLRRVKSAYPLVVAMLPDVPQEHRDILIAQGCICREIEPIYPPENQVQFAMAYYVINYSKLRIWEFEEYSKMMYLDADIQVYENIDNLMDMADGYFYAVMDCFCEKTWSHTPQHKIGYCQQCPEKVQWPHTQLGPAPNLYFNAGMFVFEPSKLIFESLIHTLQNTPPTPFAEQDFLNMFFQKIYKPIPLNYNLVLAMLWRHPENVQLENVKVVHYCADGSKPWRYTGKEANMQREDIKILVQKWWEIYNDESLDFSHCKEEQEEERIISNSLMPQIPSATSFIPAPSAA, encoded by the exons ATGGCCCCCGAGGGATTGAAGAAGGTGGGATGCTGCAAAAAGGCCTTTCTCACCTTTTTGGCGGGCAAAGGAGATTATGTAAAGGGCGTGGTGGGGCTGGCCAAAGGCCTCCGACGGGTCAAGAGCGCCTACCCCCTCGTGGTCGCCATGCTTCCTGATGTTCCACAAGAACACAGGGACATTTTGATCGCACAGGGTTGCATATGTCGCGAGATCGAACCCATCTACCCACCGGAAAATCAAGTGCAGTTCGCCATGGCTTACTATGTCATCAATTACTCCAAGCTCCGCATTTGGGAG TTTGAAGAGTACAGCAAAATGATGTACCTGGACGCAGACATTCAGGTGTACGAGAATATTGACAACCTGATGGACATGGCAGACGGTTACTTTTACGCCGTGATGGACTGCTTCTGCGAGAAGACATGGTCCCATACGCCTCAACACAAGATTGGCTACTGTCAGCAGTGCCCGGAAAAGGTACAATGGCCGCATACCCAGCTGGGCCCTGCTCCTAACCTCTACTTCAACGCTGGAATGTTCGTGTTCGAACCCAGTAAGCTCATCTTCGAATCCCTCATTCACACGCTCCAGAACACTCCTCCTACGCCTTTTGCAGAGCAGGATTTCCTCAACATGTTCTTCCAGAAAATATATAAGCCCATCCCGCTCAATTACAACCTCGTCCTGGCTATGCTCTGGCGCCATCCCGAAAATGTACAGCTTGAAAATGTTAAAGTCGTCCATTACTGCGCAGAC GGATCTAAGCCATGGAGGTATACAGGGAAGGAGGCGAACATGCAGAGGGAAGATATAAAAATATTGGTTCAGAAATGGTGGGAAATTTACAACGATGAATCTCTGGACTTCAGTCATTGCAAGGAAGAGCAGGAAGAAGAGAGAATTATATCGAATTCCTTGATGCCTCAAATTCCGTCTGCCACTTCTTTCATTCCTGCTCCTTCTGCTGCTTAA